One segment of Curtobacterium sp. MR_MD2014 DNA contains the following:
- a CDS encoding helix-turn-helix transcriptional regulator, translating into MTTETRADTRMRYEAVGTDLGAALQLFSDAYDGAHFAARHTARSFGYRFKAVGDASMSFRSTHFDAHATGEASSGDDYAVMWTTDGGGTVDVGRDEASFAPGHALVFPAGRPFVFEVEDVRQNLVHFDRRFLEGIAAEEHGGQAGAIVFDHTARPHAEDLRVWNAQVRRAAQVVLGPAAPSPLVMAETARETALAMLRTFPHEQIAPEVPMPQGATSRVREAVEYMHAYAHTPITTTDVAEHVGLSVRGLQQAFQRQVGTAPNAMLRGIRMDRVREELHRGTPGELTVAAVAVRWGFAHLGRFSAAYSARFGEYPRDTLHS; encoded by the coding sequence GTGACGACCGAGACGCGCGCTGACACCCGGATGCGCTACGAAGCCGTGGGGACCGACCTCGGCGCGGCGCTCCAGCTCTTCTCGGACGCGTACGACGGCGCGCACTTCGCTGCGCGCCACACCGCGCGGTCGTTCGGGTACCGCTTCAAGGCGGTCGGTGACGCGTCGATGTCGTTCCGGTCGACCCACTTCGACGCGCACGCGACGGGTGAGGCGTCCTCCGGCGACGACTACGCCGTCATGTGGACGACCGACGGCGGAGGCACGGTCGACGTCGGTCGGGACGAGGCGTCCTTCGCTCCCGGGCACGCGCTCGTGTTCCCGGCAGGTCGGCCCTTCGTCTTCGAGGTCGAGGACGTCCGGCAGAACCTCGTGCACTTCGACCGGAGGTTCCTCGAGGGCATCGCGGCGGAGGAGCACGGCGGGCAGGCGGGCGCGATCGTCTTCGACCACACCGCGAGACCGCACGCCGAGGACCTGCGGGTGTGGAACGCACAGGTCCGACGGGCCGCGCAGGTCGTCCTCGGCCCCGCGGCTCCCTCACCGCTCGTCATGGCCGAGACCGCACGCGAGACCGCCCTCGCGATGCTGCGGACCTTCCCGCACGAGCAGATCGCGCCCGAGGTCCCGATGCCGCAGGGTGCGACGAGCCGGGTCCGCGAAGCGGTCGAGTACATGCACGCCTACGCGCACACCCCGATCACGACCACCGACGTGGCCGAACACGTCGGACTCAGCGTCCGCGGGCTGCAGCAGGCGTTCCAGCGGCAGGTCGGGACCGCCCCGAACGCCATGCTCCGTGGCATCCGGATGGACCGTGTCCGCGAGGAGCTCCACCGGGGAACCCCGGGGGAGCTCACGGTCGCCGCGGTCGCGGTCCGGTGGGGCTTCGCGCACCTCGGTCGGTTCTCGGCTGCCTACTCGGCGCGGTTCGGCGAGTACCCGCGCGACACCCTGCACAGCTGA
- a CDS encoding RBBP9/YdeN family alpha/beta hydrolase translates to MEEQLRPADRHPWVVVPGIWGSDPEHWQSRWEDERADGAVRIAPRSWSDPEPGDWSRAITEAVDACSRPPVLVAHSLGVLAVADWLSEHVVDGAHERVVGAFLVAAPDPEASVFPAEAAGFRAPRRPVAVPTVLVVSDDDPYCSVDRAVAFAGTLGSRVVRVGDRQHVNVASGVGAWDEGRRLLDDFAESLPRP, encoded by the coding sequence ATGGAGGAGCAGCTGCGCCCGGCGGACCGGCACCCCTGGGTCGTCGTCCCGGGCATCTGGGGGTCGGACCCCGAGCACTGGCAGTCCCGCTGGGAGGACGAGCGCGCCGACGGCGCGGTGCGCATCGCACCGAGGTCCTGGTCGGACCCGGAGCCCGGCGACTGGAGCCGGGCGATCACCGAGGCCGTCGACGCCTGCTCCCGGCCGCCGGTGCTCGTCGCGCACAGCCTGGGCGTCCTGGCGGTGGCCGACTGGTTGTCAGAGCACGTCGTCGACGGCGCTCACGAGCGGGTCGTCGGCGCGTTCCTGGTGGCGGCCCCGGACCCCGAGGCGTCGGTGTTCCCCGCCGAGGCCGCCGGCTTCCGTGCTCCGCGCCGACCCGTCGCGGTACCGACCGTGCTCGTGGTCAGCGACGACGACCCGTACTGCTCCGTCGACCGAGCCGTCGCGTTCGCCGGCACGCTCGGGTCCCGGGTGGTCCGGGTGGGGGACCGGCAGCACGTGAACGTCGCGAGCGGTGTCGGTGCCTGGGACGAGGGTCGGCGCCTGCTCGACGACTTCGCGGAGTCGCTCCCGAGGCCCTGA